The genome window GCGTCCTCCACCTCCTGCTTGAGCAGCTCGTCAATCTCGGTGGGAACAACCTCGCCCCCGAACACGCGCGCGAAGCCGTTGTCCAGTCCACGCTGGAGTGAGCTGTCGAGCTTGCGGAATCGTCCGAAGAGATCCATGAACCGGAGTCCTGCCTTCCTTGTGCCGTGCAGTCCGGGTGGTGACCCGGGGAACCGACACGCTGAAGTTCTCGCGGGTGAACAGTGTCGATAGAACAGTGGGTGCCCATTATAGGGGTGGCGAGGACGCGATGGGGCACAATACCGCTCCGGATTCCGGGGCATCGGGGCTGAAAACGCAGGGTGAACTGCGCCTTTGTGCGTTGTCGGGGCTGGTGATAACCTTAATCCCCGTTGCAGAGGCAACACCACGTTGATCATTCAGATCGATGTCACGCGCGAGTGGCGGAATGGCAGACGCGCTGGCTTCAGGTGCCAGTGTCCTTAGGGACGTGGGGGTTCAAGTCCCCCTTCGCGCACAGCGAGCGGTTCACGAACCGCACGGACCGGAGGTCACAAACTCGAAAGGGTTTGTGACCTCCGGTTTTTCGTTGTCTGGGTGGTGTGGGGGGTTAAGGGTGGGTTAATGGTCAGAATGTGTGCTTTTCATCGGCGTGTCATCGGCCGACCCAACCCTTCTGCACTCCCATAGAGTGTTGGTAGGTGGAGTCAATCGCGGTGTCGTAGATGGCTGGCCGACCGTCCTCGGATGGTCCCGGTTCCTCAGCTGCGAGCAGGTCTTGTGCTTTGGCGAGTGCGACCTGGCCCCATCCTTGGTCCCCGGCGATCTTCACAGGGTCGTCGGGGATCTGTGTGTGCAGGTGAAGCCACCAGTCGATGATGGTGCGTTGGTGTTCGGCGGTCAATCCTCGGTGGGCGCGGGCGAGAGTCTTGATCATCGCGTTGATGCCGCCCTCCAGCGTGTTCGTCGTCGACTTCAACGGGTCGGCCGGTGGGCTGCCCACGGTGTTGTCGGTGAGGTGCTCGGTGACGGTGAGGTAGTTGAACAGGTGGCCTCGTCGGTAGACGGTGAGCAGGTTGTTGTGGGCTTTGCGTACTCGGTCGTGGGTCCAGGTCCAGCGCTTGCCGGTGGGGTGGTGTGTGGGTCCACCAGGGTTTTCTCGTTGAGGTAGTTGGCGTAGACGGTGCTGAACTCGTGCAGGCGGGCCACCCAGTCAGCGGCGGCGTCCAGATCAGGGATGCGGGTGAGTTTCAGAGCGAGGCGGTAGAGGGTTTTTCCGGTCGGTGTGCGGGGTCTGCTGGTGGTGTGGCGGCGGACGGTTCGTTGGACGTGGACGAGGCAGCGTTGGATCGGGGTGTCGGGCCCGCAGGTTGAACCGTCACGGGTATCTTGCCGCCTTCCAATGAGGAAGGATCAACACCATGAACAAGCACTTTTGACCCGGAGTTCAAGGCCCGGGCCATCCGCCTGGTACGGCAGCAGCGCAGCGACTACCCGTCGATGACCGCGGTGTGCCGTGCCCTCGGCGACGAACTTGGAGTCTCGCGTGAGACCCTGCGCAACTGGGCTCGCCAGGCTGATATCGACTCAGGAGAAGCTCCGGGTGTGACGACCAGCGAGAACGAAGAGATTCGGCAACTGCGCAAAGAGAACAAGCGTCTCCGCGAGTCCAACGAGATCCTCAAGGCAGCTTCGGTTTTCTTCGCGGGGGAACTCGACCCCCGAAACCGCTGATCATCGGATTCATCGATCAGATGAGAAGCGACGGTTACGCCGTCGAGTCGATCTGCCGGGTCCTTCCGGGAGCAGGGCGTGGCGATCGCGGCGCGGACCTACCGGCACGCCAAGGCCACCGGACCGTCTGCCAGAGCGGTATCCGATGCGCAACTGCTGGACACTCTTCATGGGCTGAGGTGTTCTCCGGAGTCCCTGTACGGTCGGCGGAAAATGGTCGCCCACCTGCGCCGTCTGGGCCACGAAGTGGCGCACTGCACCGTCGACCGGTTGATGGGTGTCGCGGGTATGAACGGGGTGAGCAGGTGCAAGCCTGCGGCACGAAATAGGAGGAACAAGCCCGAGGACCGGGCGACGGATCTGCTGCGCCGGGGCTTCACCGCAGCGACCCCGAACCTGGTGTGGGTCGCGGACTTTACCTACGTGATGACGACATCAGGCTGGGTGTACGTCGCGTTCATCGTCGACGTGTTCTCGAGAGCGGATCGTCGCCTGGCACGCGCAAACATCTAGGGGTGTGGAACTTGTGCGGATCCCCTTGCGCCTGGCGTTGTGGGAACGCAAGCGCAGTGACCATCCCGTCGTTCGTGATGAGCTGACACACCACAGCGATGCTGGAAGTCAATACACGGCGGTGAAATTCACCGATAACCTGGCATTACAGGGAATCGTGCCTTCGATCGGAAGTGTCGGTGATGCTTACGACAATGCGTTGATGGAGACGATCAACGGACTCTACAAGGCTGAATGCATCCGCAGCCGGGTCTTCAGTCCTGAGGTGCTGGAGTCGGTGGTGGATGTCGAGATCGCCACGTCGTCGTGGGTGAACTGGTACAACACGTTCCGACTGCACTCGTCGTTGGGGATGGTCCCGCCAGTGGAGTTTGAGGACGCGTTCTGGGCTGAGCGCGTTACACTGAACCGAGCAACTGAGAAGGCCGCTCAGTCAATCTAATGGCGGCAACAAAGCCGTGACGGTTCAGGCAACGAGCCCTCGAACCAGTAGGTCAAGCAATCCAGGAACTTTTTAAGTGATTCAAGGGTGGTGAATTAACCAATATGACCGCCATGGAATTATGGTTTCTAACATCGTTAGCCGTCTTTCTAACATCAGGTCTTCTCGTGCCAATATTTGGAGATTTCGTAGAGTCTATAGAACGCCCAAAGGAAATATCCGAGGCAATATTCTTCACCTCTACCGTTTGCCTTTTTATTCCTGTTCCCGCAGCTCTCTTCTTAGAGGGTTCCATCAAAGAGATGCTGTTCTTTTGTATTGGATCTTCATTGATTCATATTGCCATGCGATACCGAATGGGCCTTAGCGCGCTTCCCCCGTCGCCGTGCTATATCTGGAACGCCGAGAAGACCCTGGTCAGAACCATCATGAAGAAGGACCACACATGAGCCCCACCACCACCTCCTCTCCTGTGTTCTCGGCCGTGCAGCATTGAATCGCCCCGGGTTTAATGGAGGGAACAGGATTGCAAAGGAGCTACCCCATGCCCTCGAAGTACACCCCCGAACTCAAGACCAGGGCCATCGAACTGGTCCTGCACGCACAAGCCGACCCCGACACCGCCCGCGGCGCGGTGTCCCGCATCGCCGACGAGCTCAACCTCTCGCGTGAAACCCTGCGAATCTGGGTGACGCAAACACAAGGAATCCGGCGTGTCCACGCCGACAGAGTCGGTGGACTTGGAAGCAGAAAACCACAGGCTGCGTAAAGAACTCGCCGAATCACAGCGTGCCAACGAGATCCTGAAGAAGGCTTCGGCTTTCTTCGCGGCGGACGCTCGTGGCACCCACACAAGTAGTCGTCGACTTCATCGACGACAACCGTGCTCACTACGGGGTCGAGCCGATCATCCGAGTGTTGTCAGACACACCCGCCCGCATTGCCGTGAGCACGTACTACGCCGTGAAAAGCCGGCCCGCTTCCGCCCGGTCCGTCCGGGACGATCAGCTGGCCGCGGCCCTGCACCGCATCTACACCGACAACTACTCCTGCTACGGAGCGAGGAAACTGTGGGCCGAGATCAACCGCGAAGGAACGTTCGGCCACGTCGCCCGCTGCACCGTGGAACGGATCATGGTCCGTGAAGGCATCCGCGGGATCCGCCGGCGAGTGAAGAAACCGTCGACTCGTAGTGCCGACGCCGACGACTGCCCGGTCGACCTGGTCGACCGTGACTTCGACGCGGAGTTGCCGAATGAGCTCTGGGTCGCGGACATCACCTACATCCCCACCCGTGCTGGATGGGTCTACGCCGCATTCGTCCTGGATGCCGCCACCCGGGAGATCGTCGGCTGGCAGGTCACCAACCACCTGCGGGCCGCACTGGCTCTCGATGCCCTCGACATGGCTCTGTCTGCCCGTCTTCGGGCCAGTCAGGATGTGTCCGGGCTGATCCATCACTCGGACCGCGGAGTTCAATACCGGTCGGTGGCCTACGGGAAGGCGCTGGCGGACTCGAAGGTCGTCGCGTCGGTGGGGTCCAAAGGAGACTCCTACGACAATGCGATGGCCGAGGCGCTGAACTCGGTGTTCAAGGCCGAGCTGATCGACCGGCGGACTTGGCCGGCGTTGACGGACGTCATCGTGGAGACGTCGAAGTGGGTCGGTTGGTACAACAACCGGCGATTGCATTCAGCGGTCGGCTACGTGCCACCGGTCCAGGCTCATCGTCAGCTCATCGACAAGCAGGCCCTCGCGGCCTGATCAACAGACAAACGACCCTCGACAAAACCCGGGGCTCGACACGTTTTTCCCGCCGGTGTGCGTGGTCGGCTGGTGGTGTGGCGGCGGACAGTTCGTTGGACGTGGACGAGGCAACGTTGGATCGAGGTGTCGGGCCAGCAGGTTTTGATGGCGGATTGGGCGCCTTGACCACCGTCGGTGGTGATCAGCAGTGGGGCGGCAATGCCGGTCAGCAGGCTGGTGTAGGAGGTGGTGCCGTTCTTCTTCATCGCGCCGTGGCAGACGGGGCATCGGGGTCTGTTGGTTTTCACCCTTGCCGATCCAACCGTCAGGGTGGGGGGCGAAGGTGGAGCATACGGGAGTGGTCTTGTCACGTACCCTGGGCGAATAGCTGTCCGGGAGCTATTATTCCGTCATTTCGGTGGCGTGACCTGCTGCGGAGTGTCGATCCCGAGCACACATTTTGACCATTAACCCAGAACAGACAGTGGGAGAGTTGCTCGGCGAAGTCCCGTGTGTGAGTGCCGGCGGCGGGAAGGGGTTCACGAACAGCAGTGGGCCGTACGTCACGGCCCGCTGGGCATGTTCCTGGCAGGTCGACCTATGTCCCGGCAACGACCTGCCACTGAAAATCGATCGAGGGTGCAACATAGGGACTCGAGGAGCTTCGTCGTACAGAGAGGAACTCAACGAGACAGAGTGCACCGTACTTGTTCATGAGTACGGCGGTCTCACCTGTGCGAGGCTCGACAGTTCGGCCGGAGGACAGGTGCGCTGCCAGATCGTCTTCGGGAGCTGCCTCAGGGCGTAGGACGCCGACGGCCTCGATCGGATCCTTGTAAAGATAGATCGAGTCATCGCCGCACTCGCTGACATGCAGCGTGAACTCCTGTTCGCCGAACCCGAACGTAAATTCGCCGCGTGGGGCCTCGCTGTACTCAAAATGTTCTTTTCCGCTCAACGAGGGATCACGCCAGCGTGTAGTTGAGGACTGCAGAGCATGTCGCTCCAGCCGGGCGGACCGTTCACGGAGAGTCGCAATGGTTGTCGCGTGATCATCGTTGGCTGGTAGACCCTCGAGCCAACGCCAGAGCTCCTGGAGTTGTTCGGAACCAGGAAAGTCTCCGACGTCAGGATAGGCGTTGAAGTACAGACCTTTCGGGTTGGTTCCTGCCAACCAGTCGGGGAGCCGGTGTCGAGGATTGTCCTTGAATAGCACGGTCAGCCATGCTTCGGATTTCTTGGGACAGGACTCGGCAATCCACCGGTTCTCGGTGGCGACTCCTGAGTCTGGGGCATTATTAGCCCTGACCGTGTAGTTTTCATCGACGATCATGAGGACATGGCGGGCGTGGCGGATCTTACGCATAAAGCCCGTCAGTGAGTCCCCGTAGTCGACATCAGCATCGACCAGGATGTGGTAGCCGAGCATCTTCAGGTGGGCAGCGAGGAGGTGTACCCACTGCTGGTGCTGTGTGGAAGTCCATGCGTAGGAGATGAACAGGTCGGCCCCATCCGGAGCCAACACTTTTGCTTGCGGATCTGTCATTGAACTCTTCGTATCATAGGGCATCATTGTCGTCGCTTCCGGAACTATTGTTGAATGATAGAGTCAAGATGCTGGGCGGATTTCAATATATGATTAGAGATTGGGCGAGGGAAATTTATGAGACTCAGATAGTCTTGGAGCGGAAGAGGGATAGGGTGGGTGAGCCATTGACGAAGCAGGTTTACGACGTCGATTCTACTATGATCCACTAGCCCTTCGATTATTTGAAGGTCAAGGTGTCGGACCACTGCCGGTCGCGCCACTCTCCCTTTGAATTCTTCGAAAATCGGCATAGCATGTATGGATCGAACCATCTCCGACATGAGCGAACTTGGATATCCTGAATCGGGAACAATAACAAGCGGAATGAAAGAATATTCTGCTTGCTGGGTTCCGCCCCAGCCAGTTTTTTCAATTAGGCGCATTGTCGATAGGAGCTGGGAGTATTTCCGGTTATTTAGAATCGATTCCTGATCTTCGTTATACTTCTCGCCGTTTGCGAGAGCTTGAGAAAGTAAGAAATTCAGCGGGTGGTGGGTCGCCTCAACGAGGATGTTTACATCTCCTGTTCGCAAGACCCAGTCGCATACGGATGGCTGATTTCCTTTTTTGTGAGACCATTGTTTTTGAAGCTCTTCCTCGCCCAAGATCTGATTTATCCTAGGGCTATTGGCGCAGATCCGCTCCAACGTTCCGCCGACGGACATTTCGAATTTATGAGTAATTCCCTGGCTGAACTGTTTTGAGGCATTCTTCGAACCTCCAATATTCATGATATGCATAATATCGAACTGGACCAAATCGCCAAAAAATCGCTCGACCACCCACTGCGAACGCAAAACGAATAGTTTTCCATCTCGCAACCTCAAAAACGGATATCTGGTGAAAGTGTAGCGTTGGAGCGCTACGTTACCCCGATCCCTGTCTTCCGTTAAGCTATTTCGGTAGGCGTCCAAATCGAGAGACATGTTGGATACGATGAAATCTACCAGACTCTTTGACCACGGAAGATCGACTATGTTAATTACATATTCTTCTCGTTTTAATGAGTCCACGACGAACTGTCCCGCTTTAAATAGGTCAACAATCTGAAAACCGGTGGTTTGATAGAAGCACGCTGCGGGAGTTTCACCTAAGGATATCGGAACCTTGCTGGGCCATGGGGAGTACCAGAAATCAAGCGCATTCGATTTTAGGCACTCTAGGTTTTTTGGAGAATTAAAGAGAATGGCGGCAGATTCTCCATGCAAATAATCATGTGCGGCAGACAGGAGTTCTTCCCTAGATAGGTAATTGAGCTGCGCATATAGAGTTGAAAATTCGGCCTGATCAGGGATGTGACCGAAAGATTCAGGTAGCTTGTCCTGTTCAGAGGAGACGGATAGTATCAGGCAAACTAGTTCTTCATTTTCGATGGAACGGGTACCGGAAGAATTGCATTCCAGTATTTCTCTTATTAGTTGAACCGTTGCTTGAGCAGGGGCAAGTATGCTGCCGGAGAGCACCTTTTTCTGTGCGGCATCTGCCCAAGGGGTATGTATATTATTCAATATGTCGAGTTCGCAATCCCTCTCTCTCCAGTCTGTTGCTGCTGCGTGGTCCCGTCTGTTCTGAAAATCCACGAGGCGCATCAGCGCATCGGTTGTGTCAACGGTGGAGAGAAGTGCTTTTCTCTGCAATTCGGACATTGCAGATAGACGAACACTCTCGGCTGTGAGGATCGTCGGATTACTGTTTAGTTGTTCTATAATTGAGGAACGGTCAATATAATTCGGCAATACGTTCGACAATGTGGGGAAGTTGGCCGCTCCTGGCCGTTTGGACTCACATTGACGTGCGCGCTGCTGTCTATTCCTCTTGCGTCGTATTGACATGGCGATTTTATCCTCGCAGGAGTTTATTGGCTCTACGCGATCTGGAGTGTGTAGCTGACGTTCGGGCGGGGACGACGAGGTCCCGGGGTGGAACAACATGTAGGGGCCCTGGCCGGTACAAGATGAGAGTTACGAAGCCTTCATCCGAGCCGAACCAGGACCCTACCGTGCACCCTACTGGCAACCTCGTCGCCGACACCATTTGCCGTACCGCCGAACTCGGACTGACGATCACTGGCGCAGCGGACGCTGGGACGGCCACCATCATCGACGTGGCCCCGGTGGCAGTCGCCGACTCCTGCCCGGAGTGTCGTTGCCCCGGAGTGAAACGCGACCATGTGACCCGACGGTTGGTGGACTTGCCGGCCGTGGGGTTCCCCACTCGCCTGCACCTCCGGGTGTCTCGTTTTACCTGCGCTAACCCCGACTGCAGCAGGAGAATCTTCCAGGCCTCCCTGCCGTGTGCCGACGATGGAGCCAAGCTGACCCATCGGGTGAGTCGCTGGACCCTCCAGCGCCTTGCCATCGACCGGATGAGCGT of Corynebacterium terpenotabidum Y-11 contains these proteins:
- a CDS encoding ISL3 family transposase, translated to MHPTGNLVADTICRTAELGLTITGAADAGTATIIDVAPVAVADSCPECRCPGVKRDHVTRRLVDLPAVGFPTRLHLRVSRFTCANPDCSRRIFQASLPCADDGAKLTHRVSRWTLQRLAIDRMSVTATAKALGVGGELVNRGAVTAARNLVYADPSHLAGVRGAVLRFWGVDEHV
- a CDS encoding toll/interleukin-1 receptor domain-containing protein gives rise to the protein MTDPQAKVLAPDGADLFISYAWTSTQHQQWVHLLAAHLKMLGYHILVDADVDYGDSLTGFMRKIRHARHVLMIVDENYTVRANNAPDSGVATENRWIAESCPKKSEAWLTVLFKDNPRHRLPDWLAGTNPKGLYFNAYPDVGDFPGSEQLQELWRWLEGLPANDDHATTIATLRERSARLERHALQSSTTRWRDPSLSGKEHFEYSEAPRGEFTFGFGEQEFTLHVSECGDDSIYLYKDPIEAVGVLRPEAAPEDDLAAHLSSGRTVEPRTGETAVLMNKYGALCLVEFLSVRRSSSSPYVAPSIDFQWQVVAGT
- a CDS encoding transposase, whose product is MPSKYTPELKTRAIELVLHAQADPDTARGAVSRIADELNLSRETLRIWVTQTQGIRRVHADRVGGLGSRKPQAA
- a CDS encoding IS3 family transposase, which encodes MAPTQVVVDFIDDNRAHYGVEPIIRVLSDTPARIAVSTYYAVKSRPASARSVRDDQLAAALHRIYTDNYSCYGARKLWAEINREGTFGHVARCTVERIMVREGIRGIRRRVKKPSTRSADADDCPVDLVDRDFDAELPNELWVADITYIPTRAGWVYAAFVLDAATREIVGWQVTNHLRAALALDALDMALSARLRASQDVSGLIHHSDRGVQYRSVAYGKALADSKVVASVGSKGDSYDNAMAEALNSVFKAELIDRRTWPALTDVIVETSKWVGWYNNRRLHSAVGYVPPVQAHRQLIDKQALAA